A window of the Pangasianodon hypophthalmus isolate fPanHyp1 chromosome 12, fPanHyp1.pri, whole genome shotgun sequence genome harbors these coding sequences:
- the cbx1b gene encoding chromobox protein homolog 1b isoform X1 — protein MSQTPEMPVDAPAPGTEAPPVQTESKQPAGGKKQTKKKVEEVVEEEEEEYVVEKVLDRRIVKGRIEYLLKWKGFSEWVYIREDNTWEPEENLDCPDLIAEYLQSQRTANESGGKRRAEADGDGKESQPKKRKDEPEKLRGFARGLDPERIIGATDSSGELMFLMKWKNSDEADLVPAKEANVKCPQVVISFYEERLTWHSYPTDEEEKKDEKN, from the exons ATGAGCCAAACGCCAGAGATGCCAGTTGATGCTCCTGCTCCAGGGACAGAAG CACCTCCTGTTCAAACTGAAAGCAAGCAGCCAGCAGGGGGAAAGAAACAAACTAAAAAGAAAGTGGAAGAGGTggtagaggaagaggaagaggagtaTGTTGTGGAGAAAGTCCTGGACCGACGTATTGTGAAGGGAAGAATAGAGTATCTCCTCAAGTGGAAAGGCTTTTCAGAGTGGGTATACATACG TGAAGACAACACATGGGAGCCTGAAGAAAATTTAGATTGCCCAGATCTCATCGCAGAATATCTGCAGTCCCAGAGAACTGCTAATGAATCAGGTGGCAAGCGGCGCGCTGAAGCAGATGGTGATGGAAAGGAGAGCCAGCCTAAAAAACGCAAGGATGAG CCAGAGAAACTCAGAGGCTTTGCTCGTGGGTTGGATCCCGAAAGGATCATTGGTGCTACAGATTCAAGCGGAGAACTTATGTTCCTCATGAAATG gAAGAACTCTGATGAGGCAGATCTTGTTCCAGCCAAGGAGGCGAATGTAAAGTGTCCGCAAGTTGTCATTTCTTTCTATGAGGAGCGTCTCACCTGGCATTCTTACCCCACTGAcgaagaggagaagaaggatGAGAAAAACTAG
- the cbx1b gene encoding chromobox protein homolog 1b isoform X2: MSQTPEMPVDAPAPGTEAPPVQTESKQPAGGKKQTKKKVEEVVEEEEEEYVVEKVLDRRIVKGRIEYLLKWKGFSDEDNTWEPEENLDCPDLIAEYLQSQRTANESGGKRRAEADGDGKESQPKKRKDEPEKLRGFARGLDPERIIGATDSSGELMFLMKWKNSDEADLVPAKEANVKCPQVVISFYEERLTWHSYPTDEEEKKDEKN, translated from the exons ATGAGCCAAACGCCAGAGATGCCAGTTGATGCTCCTGCTCCAGGGACAGAAG CACCTCCTGTTCAAACTGAAAGCAAGCAGCCAGCAGGGGGAAAGAAACAAACTAAAAAGAAAGTGGAAGAGGTggtagaggaagaggaagaggagtaTGTTGTGGAGAAAGTCCTGGACCGACGTATTGTGAAGGGAAGAATAGAGTATCTCCTCAAGTGGAAAGGCTTTTCAGA TGAAGACAACACATGGGAGCCTGAAGAAAATTTAGATTGCCCAGATCTCATCGCAGAATATCTGCAGTCCCAGAGAACTGCTAATGAATCAGGTGGCAAGCGGCGCGCTGAAGCAGATGGTGATGGAAAGGAGAGCCAGCCTAAAAAACGCAAGGATGAG CCAGAGAAACTCAGAGGCTTTGCTCGTGGGTTGGATCCCGAAAGGATCATTGGTGCTACAGATTCAAGCGGAGAACTTATGTTCCTCATGAAATG gAAGAACTCTGATGAGGCAGATCTTGTTCCAGCCAAGGAGGCGAATGTAAAGTGTCCGCAAGTTGTCATTTCTTTCTATGAGGAGCGTCTCACCTGGCATTCTTACCCCACTGAcgaagaggagaagaaggatGAGAAAAACTAG
- the cfap119 gene encoding coiled-coil domain-containing protein 189 → MNIGSLEPCPLKARILLWADLSYSDAEEITKTESIPQISRILCQALHIDAPDPQRGILLELYTNIVLFCRQQKFSKEQTSVLLSIVKNVHQLNTETPLNNMDQCFTYCTELVLCHSVRRPPFSTDLFNSEQVTKIMKYLINTYMRHYLLYKYVFTPQMYLDLSLSYVGMPEELTTERLESSEAQNETENEADGASEQETASTEILPTETEASKQDLSPRGELRTIVQKEIKEEMMRLTAHLEKRLQESTDQLNTALTALETRLQPK, encoded by the exons ATGAATATTGGATCTTTG GAGCCATGTCCTCTGAAGGCCAGAATATTGTTATG GGCAGATCTCAGTTACAGTGATGCAGAAGAAATCACCAAGACAGAGTCTATACCACAGATTTCAAG AATTTTGTGCCAGGCCCTGCACATCGATGCTCCTGACCCACAGCGAGGCATTCTCCTCGAGCTGTACACAAACATAGTGCTATTCTGCAGGCAACAAAAGTTCAGTAAAGAGCAAACATCTGTTCTTCTGTCCATCGTAAAGAACGTGCATCAGCTCAACACAg AAACTCCTCTCAACAACATGGACCAGTGTTTCACATACTGCACTGAGCTTGTGCTTTGTCATTCTGTCAGA aGACCCCCTTTTAGTACTGATCTATTCAATTCAGAACAAGTGACCAAGATTATGAAATATCTCATCAACACATATATGAGACACTACCTGCTTTACAAGTATGTATTTACACCTCAG ATGTATTTGGATTTATCTTTGTCTTATGTTGGAATGCCTGAGGAGCTCACTACAGAACGACTAGAAAGCTCTG AAGCACAGaatgaaactgaaaatgaagcAGATGGAGCAAGTGAGCAAGAGACAGCTTCTACAGAAATCCTGCCCACAGAGACAGAGGCGTCTAAACAAG ATCTATCGCCAAGGGGAGAGTTGAGGACAATTGtacaaaaggaaataaaggagGAAATGATGCGCTTGACTGCTCATCTTGAAAAACGTTTGCAGGAAAGTACTGATCAGCTTAACACTGCGCTCACTGCACTGGAGACTAGACTTCAACCTAAATAG
- the phkg2 gene encoding phosphorylase b kinase gamma catalytic chain, liver/testis isoform, which produces MTRDLMLGEELPHWVGAKEFHQKYESKEVIGRGVSSVVRRCVNKHTGQEFAVKIIEITAEKMTAQQLEEVKSSTLKEIHVLNVLKGHPSIITLIDSYESATFIFLVFDLMRRGELFDYLTEKVTLSEKETRSMMRALLEAVQYLHSLNIIHRDLKPENILLDDQGHIKLSDFGFSVQLQPGEKLRELCGTPGYLAPEILKCSMDDTHEGYGKEVDLWACGVILFTLLAGSPPFWHRKQMLMLRMIMEGRYQFSSPEWDDRSDTVKDLISRLLVLDPSVRLTAEQALTHPFFLQYQKEDVRLFSPRKTFRVLILTVLSCIRMYSRYNRARPLTRELLMRDPYSLRAVRKLIDGCAFRIYGHWVKKGEQQNRAALFQNTTKIVLLGLEDLES; this is translated from the exons ATGACGCGTGATCTGATGCTCGGAGAGGAACTGCCCCACTGGGTGGGAGCCAAAGAGTTCCACCAGAAGTACGAGTCCAAGGAGGTCATCGGCAG GGGCGTAAGCAGCGTAGTGCGTAGGtgtgtaaacaaacacacaggacaagAATTTGCAGTGAAGATCATTGAGATCACAGCAGAGAAGATGACTGCCCAGCAGTTGGAGGAGGTGAAGAGCTCAACACTAAAAGAGATCCATGTTCTTAATGTGCTGAAAGGACACCCGTCCATCA TCACACTCATTGATTCCTATGAATCTGCAACCTTCATCTTTTTGGTATTTGACCT CATGAGAAGAGGAGAGCTGTTTGACTACTTAACAGAAAAGGTCACTCTCAGCGAAAAAGAAACCAG GAGTATGATGCGTGCTCTTCTGGAGGCGGTCCAGTATCTCCATTCCCTTAATATCATACACCGAGACCTCAAGCCTGAAAATATCCTTCTGGATGACCAGGGTCACATTAAACTATCTGACTTTGGCTTTTCAGTGCAGCTGCAGCCTGGAGAAAAGCTGAGAG AGCTGTGTGGCACTCCGGGCTACCTTGCACCAGAGATTCTGAAATGTTCAATGGATGATACGCATGAAGGATATGGGAAAGAGGTTGACTT GTGGGCTTGTGGTGTGATTCTGTTCACTCTTCTTGCTGGGTCTCCACCCTTCTGGCACCGTAAACAGATGCTGATGCTACGAATGATCATGGAGGGTCGGTACCAGTTTAGCTCTCCGGAGTGGGACGACAGGTCTGATACTGTCAAGGACTTG ATCTCAAGGCTTTTAGTGCTGGATCCCTCAGTTCGTCTGACAGCTGAACAAGCCTTAACTCATCCTTTCTTCCTTCAGTACCAAAAGGAGGATGTACGGCTCTTCAGCCCCAGAAAGACATTCCGG GTGTTAATCTTGACAGTCTTGTCCTGTATTCGTATGTACTCTCGCTACAACCGGGCCAGACCTCTGACACGAGAGCTCCTAATGAGGGACCCTTACTCTTTACGAGCTGTGCGCAAACTCATCGATGGCTGTGCTTTCCGCATATATGGACACTGGGTCAAGAAAGGAGAACAACAGAACCGAGCTGCTCTTTTCCAGAACACCACTAAAATTGTTTTACTTGGTCTTGAGGACCTTGAGAGCTAA